The following are encoded together in the Mycobacteriales bacterium genome:
- the ilvD gene encoding dihydroxy-acid dehydratase → MRRSADVTQGDERAPARAMLRAIGMTDDDWDKPQVAVASSWNEATPCNLPLDRLAKDAKAGVREAGGFPIEFTTIAVSDGISMGHEGMRASLVSREVIADSVELMVHAERLDAAVLLAGCDKSLPGMLMAAARLDVPSVFLYGGSILPGHLADGTAVTIQDVFEAVGACALGRITRERLGEIERAACPGEGSCGGMFTANTMASAAEALGMALPGSSSPPAVDPQRADLARRSGEAVVALTEAGVTARRILTRSAFENAVAVVMALGGSTNAVLHLLAIAHEARVPLDLDDFDRIGRKVPHLADVKPFGRYVMSDVDAVGGVPVVMRHLLDAGLLDGDALTVTGRTIAQNLAAIAPAAPDGEVVRPLDRPIHASGGLAILRGTLAPDGAVVKTAGMDALVFEGTARVFDGEAAAMAAVTEGRISPRDVIVIRWEGPKGGPGMREMLAVTAAVKGAGLGSDVALLTDGRFSGATFGLCVGHVAPEAADGGPIALVAEGDRVLLDVPNRRLDLLVDPDELDRRRAAWRPLPPRYERGALAKYARLVSSAARGAVCD, encoded by the coding sequence ATGCGACGCAGCGCGGACGTGACGCAGGGGGACGAGCGCGCGCCGGCCCGGGCGATGCTGCGCGCGATCGGCATGACCGACGACGACTGGGACAAGCCGCAGGTCGCGGTCGCCTCCTCGTGGAACGAGGCGACGCCGTGCAACCTGCCGCTCGACCGGCTCGCGAAGGACGCGAAGGCGGGCGTGCGCGAGGCGGGCGGGTTCCCGATCGAGTTCACGACGATCGCGGTCAGCGACGGCATCTCGATGGGCCACGAGGGGATGCGCGCGAGCCTCGTCTCGCGCGAGGTCATCGCCGACTCGGTCGAGCTGATGGTCCACGCCGAACGCCTCGACGCCGCCGTTCTCCTGGCCGGCTGCGACAAGAGCCTGCCCGGCATGCTGATGGCGGCGGCGCGGCTGGACGTGCCGAGCGTCTTCCTCTACGGCGGCTCGATCCTGCCCGGGCACCTCGCCGACGGGACGGCGGTGACGATCCAGGACGTGTTCGAGGCGGTCGGCGCCTGCGCGCTCGGCCGGATCACCCGCGAGCGCCTCGGCGAGATCGAACGCGCCGCGTGCCCCGGGGAGGGCTCGTGCGGCGGCATGTTCACCGCGAACACCATGGCCAGCGCCGCCGAGGCGCTCGGCATGGCGCTGCCGGGCAGCTCGTCGCCGCCGGCGGTGGACCCGCAGCGCGCCGACCTCGCGCGCCGCTCCGGCGAGGCGGTCGTCGCGCTCACCGAGGCCGGCGTCACCGCGCGTCGCATCCTGACGCGGAGCGCGTTCGAGAACGCCGTCGCCGTCGTCATGGCGCTCGGCGGCTCCACCAACGCGGTGCTCCACCTGCTGGCGATCGCGCACGAGGCGCGGGTGCCGTTGGACCTCGACGACTTCGACCGGATCGGCCGCAAGGTGCCGCACCTGGCCGACGTGAAGCCGTTCGGCCGCTACGTCATGAGCGACGTCGACGCGGTCGGCGGCGTGCCGGTCGTCATGCGGCACCTGCTCGACGCCGGGCTGCTCGACGGCGATGCGCTCACCGTCACCGGCCGCACGATCGCCCAGAACCTCGCCGCGATCGCGCCCGCCGCCCCGGACGGCGAGGTGGTCCGGCCGCTGGACCGCCCGATCCACGCGAGCGGCGGCCTGGCGATCCTGCGCGGCACGCTGGCACCCGACGGCGCGGTCGTGAAGACGGCGGGCATGGACGCGCTGGTGTTCGAGGGGACGGCGCGGGTCTTCGACGGCGAGGCCGCCGCGATGGCCGCCGTCACCGAGGGCCGGATCAGCCCGCGCGACGTCATCGTGATCCGGTGGGAGGGGCCGAAGGGCGGCCCCGGGATGCGGGAGATGCTGGCGGTCACCGCGGCCGTGAAGGGCGCCGGGCTCGGCAGCGACGTCGCGCTGCTGACCGACGGGCGGTTCAGCGGGGCGACGTTCGGGCTCTGCGTCGGGCACGTCGCGCCGGAGGCCGCCGACGGCGGGCCGATCGCGCTCGTGGCGGAGGGGGACCGCGTCCTGCTCGACGTCCCCAACCGTCGGCTCGACCTGCTGGTCGACCCAGACGAGCTCGACCGCCGCCGCGCTGCCTGGCGCCCCCTCCCGCCGCGGTACGAGCGCGGCGCGCTCGCGAAGTACGCCCGGCTCGTCTCCTCCGCGGCCCGCGGCGCCGTCTGCGACTGA
- a CDS encoding EAL domain-containing protein: MPRPNEFRRAGALCAAGSAAFLGWSLAPASRGFAGSVVSDLVCLVAAVALASVSLHAALQCTGRRRLHLLLMGAGGACWAVGQTLWAVFDLLLRTRAPFPSLADAGSLAFVPLVGLATLLLPEAPEDLRGRVRVALDGLLIGGSLLFLSWATVLGPAYRQGGESPAGAVVAVAYPFADVVLATIALSVLTRLRGRNRIQPFCVAAGLLAFVVADSGFAVLSMRGAYRSGTLTDLGWVAGALLMALAALAPAYDGVGRRADDAKTFSALPYLPLAFAAAVAFWSGVAHDGLAGTETTIGVGVVVLVVLRQLLSVSDNARLTRSLAAAMHEAQQREEHFRSLVQGSSDVLTICERDGTIRFISPAVYRVFGYHPDDLIGTHLAELVHPDDRDRVVGEVADAVLNPGHPILIQCRYRCADERWIHVEALLSNDLDHPHIAGLVFNTRDVSERKELERQLTHQAFHDPLTGLANRALFRDRVRHALALRRRTLQPLAVLFLDLDGFKAINDSLGHAHGDRLLGAVAGRLQACVRPGDTVARLGGDEFAVLLEELDGVHVAQQVAQRFIAELQSPFALDGHDVVVGASVGLALAEVDDDADELLRNADLAMYRAKTLGKNRCEIFEPDMHAAALDRMAIENDLRHAVVRDELRLHYQPVVELATGRVVGVEALLRWQHPERGLVSPLDFISVAEESGIIVPVGRWVLTEALRQVARWRRETGLPLRLSVNISARQLQAPRLAEHVAKTLRSTGVSPNDLVLEITESMLVDDAERTIAKLHLLRELGVRLAIDDFGTGYSSLNYLRRLPVDVLKIDRSFVQGIGTEDELTSLTGAIVGIGRDLGLDTVAEGIEEPEQLAALRAMGCELGQGYLYARPLPPEQLADLLRSNAVLDVPHAASA, from the coding sequence GTGCCACGACCGAACGAGTTCCGCCGTGCCGGGGCGCTGTGCGCCGCCGGCTCCGCGGCGTTCCTCGGCTGGTCGCTGGCGCCCGCCTCGCGCGGGTTCGCGGGCAGCGTCGTCTCGGACCTGGTCTGCCTCGTGGCCGCCGTCGCGCTCGCGTCGGTGTCGCTGCACGCGGCGCTCCAGTGCACCGGGCGGCGCCGGCTCCACCTCCTGCTCATGGGCGCGGGCGGCGCCTGCTGGGCGGTCGGGCAGACGCTCTGGGCGGTGTTCGACCTCCTGCTGCGGACGCGGGCGCCGTTCCCGTCCCTCGCCGACGCCGGGTCGCTGGCGTTCGTGCCGCTGGTAGGCCTCGCGACGTTGCTGCTGCCGGAGGCGCCGGAGGACCTGCGCGGCCGCGTGCGGGTCGCGCTCGACGGGCTGCTCATCGGCGGCTCGCTGCTGTTCCTGTCGTGGGCGACGGTCCTCGGCCCGGCGTACCGGCAGGGCGGGGAGTCGCCCGCCGGCGCTGTGGTCGCGGTGGCCTACCCGTTCGCCGACGTCGTGCTGGCGACGATCGCGCTGTCGGTGCTGACCCGGCTGCGCGGCCGCAACCGCATCCAGCCGTTCTGCGTCGCCGCCGGGCTGCTCGCGTTCGTCGTGGCGGACAGCGGGTTCGCGGTGCTGTCGATGCGCGGCGCGTACCGCTCCGGCACCCTCACCGACCTCGGCTGGGTCGCCGGCGCGCTGCTCATGGCGCTCGCCGCGCTGGCCCCCGCGTACGACGGCGTCGGCCGCCGCGCCGACGACGCCAAGACGTTCAGCGCGCTGCCGTACCTGCCGCTCGCGTTCGCGGCCGCCGTGGCGTTCTGGTCCGGCGTCGCCCACGATGGCCTGGCCGGCACCGAGACGACGATCGGTGTCGGCGTCGTCGTGCTGGTCGTCCTGCGCCAGCTCCTCTCCGTCTCCGACAACGCCCGCCTGACCCGGTCGCTGGCCGCCGCCATGCACGAGGCGCAGCAGCGCGAGGAGCACTTCCGCTCGCTCGTGCAGGGCTCGTCGGACGTGCTGACGATCTGCGAGCGCGACGGCACCATCCGGTTCATCTCGCCGGCCGTCTACCGCGTGTTCGGCTACCACCCGGACGACCTGATCGGCACCCACCTCGCCGAGCTGGTGCACCCGGACGACCGCGACCGCGTCGTCGGCGAGGTCGCCGACGCCGTCCTCAACCCGGGCCACCCGATCCTGATCCAGTGCCGCTACCGCTGCGCCGACGAACGCTGGATCCACGTCGAGGCGCTGCTGTCGAACGACCTCGACCACCCGCACATCGCCGGCCTGGTCTTCAACACCCGCGACGTCAGCGAGCGCAAGGAGCTGGAACGCCAGCTCACGCACCAGGCGTTCCACGACCCGCTCACCGGGCTCGCGAACCGCGCGCTGTTCCGCGACCGGGTGCGGCACGCGCTCGCGCTACGGCGGCGGACGTTGCAGCCGCTGGCGGTGCTGTTCCTCGACCTCGACGGCTTCAAGGCCATCAACGACTCCCTCGGCCACGCGCACGGCGACCGCCTGCTCGGCGCCGTCGCCGGCCGGCTGCAGGCCTGCGTCCGCCCCGGCGACACCGTCGCGCGGCTCGGCGGCGACGAGTTCGCGGTGCTGCTCGAGGAGCTCGACGGCGTGCACGTCGCGCAGCAGGTCGCGCAACGGTTCATCGCCGAGCTCCAGTCGCCGTTCGCGCTCGACGGCCACGACGTCGTCGTCGGCGCGAGCGTCGGCCTCGCGCTCGCCGAGGTCGACGACGACGCCGACGAGCTGCTGCGCAACGCCGACCTCGCGATGTACCGCGCGAAGACGCTCGGCAAGAACCGCTGCGAGATCTTCGAGCCGGACATGCACGCCGCCGCGCTCGACCGGATGGCCATCGAGAACGACCTGCGCCACGCCGTGGTCCGCGACGAGCTGCGGCTGCACTACCAGCCAGTTGTGGAGCTCGCGACCGGCCGCGTCGTCGGCGTCGAGGCGCTGCTGCGCTGGCAGCACCCGGAGCGCGGGCTGGTCTCGCCGCTGGACTTCATCTCCGTCGCGGAGGAGAGCGGCATCATCGTGCCGGTCGGCCGCTGGGTGCTCACCGAGGCGCTGCGCCAGGTCGCCCGCTGGCGCCGCGAGACGGGCCTGCCGTTGCGGCTGTCGGTCAACATCTCCGCCCGCCAGCTCCAGGCGCCGCGGCTCGCCGAGCACGTCGCGAAGACGTTGCGCTCCACGGGTGTCAGCCCCAACGACCTCGTCCTCGAGATCACGGAGTCGATGCTGGTGGACGACGCCGAACGCACCATCGCCAAGCTGCACCTGCTCCGCGAGCTCGGCGTGCGGCTGGCGATCGACGACTTCGGCACCGGCTACTCGTCGCTCAACTACCTGCGCCGGCTGCCGGTCGACGTGCTGAAGATCGACCGGTCGTTCGTGCAGGGCATCGGCACCGAGGACGAGCTGACCTCGCTCACCGGCGCGATCGTCGGCATCGGCCGCGACCTCGGCCTCGACACCGTCGCCGAGGGCATCGAGGAGCCGGAGCAGCTCGCCGCGCTGCGGGCCATGGGCTGCGAGCTCGGCCAGGGGTACCTCTACGCCCGCCCGCTCCCGCCGGAGCAGCTCGCCGACCTGCTGCGTTCCAACGCCGTCCTCGACGTGCCGCACGCCGCCTCCGCCTGA
- the ilvN gene encoding acetolactate synthase small subunit, with product MTKHTLSVLVENKPGVLARVSGLFSRRGFNIDSLAVGPTEHPDVSRMTIVVSVEDLPLEQVTKQLNKLVNVIKIVELEPEASVQRELLLVKVRADVATRSHVLETVQLFRAKVVDVATDAVTVEATGTADKLDALIRVLEPFGIRELVQSGMVAVARGGRSMTDRALRAAERTA from the coding sequence ATGACGAAGCACACGCTCTCCGTCCTGGTCGAGAACAAGCCCGGCGTCCTGGCCCGCGTGTCCGGCCTGTTCTCGCGGCGCGGCTTCAACATCGACTCGCTGGCCGTCGGCCCGACCGAGCACCCCGACGTGTCGCGCATGACGATCGTCGTCTCCGTCGAGGACCTGCCGTTGGAGCAGGTCACCAAGCAGCTCAACAAGCTCGTCAACGTCATCAAGATCGTGGAGCTGGAGCCCGAGGCGTCGGTGCAGCGCGAGCTGCTGCTCGTCAAGGTCCGCGCCGACGTCGCCACGCGCTCGCACGTCCTGGAGACGGTGCAGCTGTTCCGCGCCAAGGTGGTCGACGTCGCCACCGACGCCGTGACCGTCGAGGCCACCGGGACCGCCGACAAGCTCGACGCGCTCATCCGGGTGCTGGAGCCGTTCGGCATCCGCGAGCTCGTCCAGAGCGGGATGGTGGCCGTCGCGCGCGGCGGCCGTTCGATGACCGACCGCGCCCTGCGCGCCGCCGAGAGGACCGCCTGA
- the ilvC gene encoding ketol-acid reductoisomerase, with product MMPEIYYDADASFDPILARRVAVLGYGSQGHAHALSLRDSGADVRIGLPVGSRSRAAAEAEGLRVLTPEDACAEADLVMVLAPDTAQRSLYASAIAPSLREGDALFFAHGFNIRFGYVEPPPFVDVAMVAPKGPGHLVRRQFMEGRGVPCLVAVEQDASGNALPLALSYAKAIGGTRAGALRTTFTEETETDLFGEQAVLCGGASALVQAGFETLVEAGYQPEVAYFECLHELKLIVDLMYEGGLAKMRWSISDTAEYGDYTRGPRVVTSETRAEMRRILDEIRNGEFAREWVAEDDAGRPNYTKLAEEGAQHPIEEVGARLRGLMSWIEKT from the coding sequence CTGATGCCCGAGATCTACTACGACGCCGACGCGTCGTTCGACCCGATCCTGGCGCGCCGCGTCGCCGTGCTCGGGTACGGCTCGCAGGGCCACGCGCACGCGCTGTCGTTGCGCGACAGCGGTGCCGACGTCCGCATCGGCCTGCCAGTGGGATCGCGGTCGCGGGCCGCGGCCGAGGCGGAAGGGCTGCGCGTGCTGACGCCGGAGGACGCGTGCGCCGAGGCCGACCTCGTCATGGTGCTGGCGCCCGACACCGCGCAGCGCTCGCTCTACGCGTCCGCGATCGCGCCGTCGCTGCGCGAGGGCGACGCGCTGTTCTTCGCACACGGCTTCAACATCCGGTTCGGCTACGTCGAGCCGCCGCCGTTCGTCGACGTCGCGATGGTCGCGCCGAAGGGGCCCGGCCACCTCGTCCGCCGGCAGTTCATGGAGGGGCGCGGCGTGCCGTGCCTGGTCGCGGTCGAGCAGGATGCCTCCGGCAACGCCCTCCCGCTGGCGCTCTCGTACGCGAAGGCCATCGGCGGCACGCGCGCGGGCGCGTTGCGGACGACGTTCACCGAGGAGACCGAGACCGACCTGTTCGGTGAGCAGGCGGTGCTCTGCGGCGGCGCGTCGGCGCTGGTGCAGGCGGGCTTCGAGACGCTGGTGGAGGCCGGCTACCAGCCGGAGGTCGCGTACTTCGAGTGCCTGCACGAGCTGAAGCTGATCGTGGACCTCATGTACGAGGGGGGCCTGGCGAAGATGCGCTGGTCGATCTCGGACACCGCCGAGTACGGCGACTACACGCGCGGCCCGCGCGTCGTGACGTCGGAGACGCGCGCGGAGATGCGCCGCATCCTGGACGAGATCCGAAACGGTGAGTTCGCACGTGAGTGGGTGGCGGAGGACGACGCAGGCCGCCCGAACTACACCAAGCTCGCCGAGGAAGGCGCCCAGCACCCCATCGAGGAGGTCGGCGCCCGCCTCCGCGGCCTGATGTCCTGGATCGAAAAGACCTGA
- the serA gene encoding phosphoglycerate dehydrogenase, which produces MSRPVVLVAEELAPSALDVLGTDFDVRHVDGADRNALLPALRDADAVIVRSATTIDTEALAAAPRLKVVARAGIGLDNVDVPAATKAGVMVVNAPQSNVISAAEHAIALLLAVARRVPQADASLKGGEWKRGRFTGVELAGKTAGIVGLGRIGVLVAQRLSAFGMRLVAYDPYVPAGRAAQMGVRLLPLDDVLREADVVTIHLPKTKETAGLIGERELALLKPGAILVNAARGGLVDEHALAQALKDEKIGGAGIDVFGTEPCTDSPLFAFPNVVVTPHLGASTTEAQDKAGTAVAKSVKLALSGEFVPDAVNVQAAGVIAEEIRPGLPLVEKLGQILTGLAQGVVANLTVEVRGEIAAHDVSVLKLAALKGVFAPVVEEPVTYVNAPLFAEDRGVTVDLTTSSESPDYRNLLTLRGTLGNGTTVSVSGTLIGPRQIERLTEVDGFDVDLTPTAHLAFFRYHDRPGIVGAVGGILGDARVNIASMQVSRTQQGGDALMALTVDTAIPEEALRAIADAVGAHSARGVDLVGQ; this is translated from the coding sequence ATGAGCCGACCGGTCGTCTTAGTCGCGGAGGAGCTGGCGCCGAGCGCGCTGGACGTGCTCGGCACCGACTTCGACGTACGCCACGTGGACGGCGCCGACCGCAACGCCCTGCTGCCCGCGTTGCGCGACGCCGACGCCGTGATCGTGCGCTCCGCGACGACGATCGACACCGAGGCCCTGGCGGCCGCACCGAGACTCAAGGTGGTCGCCAGGGCCGGCATCGGCCTGGACAACGTCGACGTCCCCGCCGCCACCAAGGCGGGCGTCATGGTCGTCAACGCCCCGCAGTCCAACGTCATCTCCGCCGCCGAGCACGCGATCGCGCTGCTGCTGGCGGTCGCGCGCCGCGTCCCGCAGGCGGACGCGAGCCTCAAGGGCGGCGAGTGGAAGCGCGGCAGGTTCACCGGCGTGGAGCTGGCGGGGAAGACGGCCGGAATCGTCGGGCTCGGCCGCATCGGCGTGCTCGTCGCGCAACGCCTCAGCGCGTTCGGGATGCGGCTCGTCGCCTACGACCCCTACGTGCCCGCCGGCCGGGCGGCGCAGATGGGGGTGCGGTTGCTGCCGCTGGACGACGTCCTCCGCGAGGCCGACGTCGTCACGATCCACCTGCCGAAGACCAAGGAGACGGCCGGCCTGATCGGCGAGCGCGAGCTCGCGCTGCTCAAGCCCGGCGCGATCCTCGTCAACGCCGCGCGCGGCGGCCTGGTGGACGAGCACGCGCTGGCGCAGGCGCTGAAGGACGAGAAGATCGGCGGCGCCGGGATCGACGTGTTCGGCACCGAGCCGTGCACGGACAGCCCGCTGTTCGCGTTCCCGAACGTCGTCGTCACGCCGCACCTCGGCGCCTCCACGACGGAGGCGCAGGACAAGGCCGGGACCGCCGTCGCCAAAAGCGTGAAGCTCGCGCTCTCCGGCGAGTTCGTGCCGGACGCGGTCAACGTGCAGGCGGCCGGCGTGATCGCGGAGGAGATCCGCCCCGGCCTGCCGCTGGTGGAGAAGCTCGGCCAGATCCTCACCGGCCTGGCGCAGGGCGTCGTCGCGAACCTCACCGTCGAGGTGCGCGGCGAGATCGCCGCGCACGACGTCAGCGTGCTCAAGCTCGCGGCGTTGAAGGGCGTCTTCGCGCCGGTGGTCGAGGAGCCGGTGACCTACGTCAACGCGCCGCTGTTCGCGGAGGACCGCGGCGTCACGGTCGACCTGACGACGAGCAGCGAGAGCCCCGACTACCGCAACCTGCTGACGTTGCGCGGCACCCTCGGCAACGGCACCACGGTGAGCGTGTCCGGCACGCTGATCGGCCCGCGCCAGATCGAACGCCTCACCGAGGTCGACGGCTTCGACGTCGACCTGACGCCGACGGCGCACCTGGCGTTCTTCCGCTACCACGACCGCCCCGGCATCGTCGGCGCGGTCGGCGGCATCCTCGGCGACGCGCGGGTGAACATCGCGAGCATGCAGGTGAGCCGCACGCAGCAGGGCGGCGACGCACTGATGGCGCTGACCGTGGACACGGCGATCCCGGAGGAGGCGCTGCGCGCGATCGCGGACGCGGTCGGCGCGCACTCGGCGCGCGGCGTGGACCTCGTGGGGCAGTGA
- a CDS encoding alpha/beta hydrolase, with translation MSGTGVVATRDGLRLSYRLAGSGPLLVCQPGGPGRAASYLRDLGGLTDRRTLVLLDSRGTGASDRPDDDERLRFPHLAGDLEDLRNHLGLARMDLLGHSAGAIVAQAYAAEHPDRVGRLVLVTPSGRLQDAPDDTAEIVERRRGEEGYADALAEYDRTGFARPLMYGIWNDETAAHAAGADSEMDGRAERAFHPPPGSVDTAAIVAGLRAVSGPVLVVAGTKDAATGVAAARAVAASFPHARLEVLDGLGHFPWVEQPAAFVPVVTEFLASATV, from the coding sequence GTGAGCGGCACCGGCGTCGTCGCGACGCGCGACGGGCTGCGGCTCTCGTACCGGCTGGCCGGGAGCGGGCCGTTGCTGGTCTGCCAGCCCGGCGGCCCGGGCCGCGCGGCGAGCTACCTGCGCGACCTCGGCGGCCTCACCGACAGACGGACGCTGGTGCTGCTCGACTCGCGCGGCACCGGCGCCTCGGACCGCCCGGACGACGACGAACGCCTGCGGTTCCCCCACCTGGCGGGCGACCTGGAGGACCTGCGCAACCACCTCGGCCTGGCGCGGATGGACCTGCTCGGCCACAGCGCGGGCGCGATCGTCGCGCAGGCCTACGCCGCCGAGCACCCGGACCGGGTCGGCCGCCTCGTGCTCGTCACGCCGAGCGGCCGGTTGCAGGACGCGCCCGACGACACCGCCGAGATCGTCGAACGCCGCCGCGGCGAGGAGGGCTACGCCGACGCGCTGGCCGAGTACGACCGCACCGGCTTCGCCCGCCCGCTGATGTACGGCATCTGGAACGACGAGACCGCCGCCCACGCGGCCGGCGCCGACAGCGAGATGGACGGCCGGGCCGAACGCGCCTTCCACCCGCCGCCGGGCAGCGTCGACACCGCCGCGATCGTGGCCGGCCTCCGGGCCGTCAGCGGCCCGGTGCTCGTCGTCGCGGGCACCAAGGACGCGGCCACCGGCGTCGCGGCCGCGCGGGCCGTCGCGGCGAGCTTCCCGCACGCGCGGCTGGAGGTCCTGGACGGGCTCGGGCACTTCCCGTGGGTCGAGCAGCCGGCGGCGTTCGTACCGGTGGTCACGGAGTTCCTGGCGTCCGCTACCGTCTAG